In Algihabitans albus, the following are encoded in one genomic region:
- a CDS encoding TrkH family potassium uptake protein, whose protein sequence is MLDLRPVLFVVGLLLSVLAVAMIVPALVDLVAGHPDWQVFAASFAVTLFVGVALMLTTRAGWSRFTLRQGFLMTTLAWLVTATFGALPFAFSELQLGFTDAFFESMSGVTTTGATVIVGLDQAPPGILLWRAILQWLGGIGIIVMAVAVLPMLQVGGMQLFRVEAFDTDKVMPRAAAIAGGIGLVYIAMTAIAAMILAYLGMGAFDAVAHAMTSIATGGYSTRDGSIGHFDSVAIDYAICVFMILGSVPFVLYLRAVRGDLLALLRDTQVRWMLAILAAAITILVIELTRNEIMNAGDSLRYATFNAISIMTGTGYATTAFDTWGGFAMSMFFMLMFIGGCAGSTTCGIKIFRFQVLGAIAGAQLKRLMQPNGVFIPYYNGRPIPEGVSISVMSFFFFFAATFGLLSVGLGLIGLDFVTALSGAASAIANVGPGLGEIIGPAGTYAPLPDAAKWLLSAGMLLGRLELFTVLVLFMPHFWRS, encoded by the coding sequence ATGCTCGATCTACGCCCGGTTCTCTTCGTCGTCGGACTGCTGCTGTCGGTGTTGGCAGTCGCCATGATCGTGCCGGCCCTGGTCGACCTGGTTGCCGGACATCCCGACTGGCAGGTCTTCGCGGCCAGCTTCGCCGTGACGCTGTTCGTCGGCGTCGCACTGATGCTGACCACGCGCGCCGGCTGGAGCCGTTTCACCCTGCGCCAAGGCTTTCTGATGACCACCTTGGCCTGGCTGGTTACGGCGACCTTCGGCGCGCTTCCCTTCGCCTTTTCCGAGCTTCAGCTTGGCTTCACCGATGCCTTCTTCGAATCGATGTCCGGGGTGACCACCACAGGCGCGACGGTGATCGTCGGCCTGGACCAGGCACCGCCGGGCATTCTGCTATGGCGCGCCATTCTGCAGTGGCTCGGCGGCATCGGTATCATCGTCATGGCAGTCGCGGTGCTGCCGATGCTGCAGGTCGGCGGTATGCAGCTCTTTCGCGTCGAGGCCTTCGATACCGACAAGGTCATGCCGCGTGCCGCCGCGATCGCCGGCGGCATCGGGCTGGTCTACATCGCCATGACCGCGATTGCCGCCATGATTCTGGCCTATCTGGGGATGGGAGCCTTCGACGCGGTCGCGCATGCCATGACATCGATCGCAACCGGCGGCTACTCGACGCGCGACGGATCCATCGGTCATTTCGACTCGGTGGCGATCGACTATGCCATCTGCGTCTTCATGATCCTCGGCAGTGTGCCCTTCGTGCTCTATCTGCGGGCTGTGCGCGGCGATCTTCTCGCTTTGTTGCGCGACACTCAGGTCCGCTGGATGCTGGCGATCCTGGCGGCCGCCATCACGATCCTCGTTATCGAACTGACGCGCAACGAGATCATGAACGCCGGCGACAGCCTGCGCTACGCGACCTTTAACGCCATTTCGATCATGACCGGTACCGGCTATGCGACGACCGCCTTCGATACCTGGGGCGGTTTCGCCATGAGCATGTTCTTCATGCTGATGTTCATCGGCGGCTGCGCCGGCTCCACCACCTGCGGCATCAAGATCTTTCGATTTCAGGTTTTGGGTGCGATCGCAGGAGCGCAGCTCAAGCGTTTGATGCAGCCGAACGGCGTCTTCATTCCCTACTACAACGGGCGGCCGATCCCCGAGGGCGTATCGATCTCAGTGATGAGCTTCTTCTTCTTCTTCGCCGCCACCTTCGGCCTGCTCTCCGTCGGACTGGGGTTGATCGGTTTGGATTTCGTGACGGCTCTGTCGGGCGCCGCTTCGGCCATCGCAAACGTCGGCCCTGGGCTGGGCGAGATCATCGGCCCGGCAGGCACCTACGCGCCCTTACCCGATGCCGCCAAGTGGCTGCTCTCGGCCGGCATGCTGCTCGGCCGCCTGGAGCTTTTCACCGTACTGGTGCTCTTCATGCCGCACTTCTGGCGCAGCTAG